From a single Streptomyces sp. NBC_00377 genomic region:
- a CDS encoding winged helix-turn-helix transcriptional regulator, with protein sequence MSSLLLLTNALQPSTEVLPALGLLLHNVRVAPAEGPALVDTPGADVILIDGRRDLPQVRSLCQLLRSTGPGCPLVLVVTEGGLAAVTADWGIDDVLLDTAGPAEVEARLRLAMGRQQIVNDDSPMEIRNGDLSVDEATYSAKLKGRVLDLTFKEFELLKYLAQHPGRVFTRAQLLQEVWGYDYFGGTRTVDVHVRRLRAKLGPEHESLIGTVRNVGYRFVTPEKGERASDDAKAKADRSERANAEDTDNAHPLDAEEVPTEA encoded by the coding sequence ATGAGTTCTCTGCTGCTCCTGACCAACGCTCTCCAGCCGTCGACGGAGGTCCTTCCGGCCCTCGGCCTGCTGCTGCACAACGTCCGCGTGGCTCCGGCCGAAGGCCCCGCCCTCGTCGACACCCCGGGCGCCGACGTCATCCTGATCGACGGCCGCCGCGATCTGCCCCAGGTGCGCAGTCTCTGCCAGCTGCTGCGCTCCACCGGCCCCGGCTGTCCGCTCGTCCTCGTCGTCACCGAGGGCGGCCTCGCCGCCGTCACCGCCGACTGGGGCATCGACGACGTACTCCTGGACACCGCGGGACCGGCCGAGGTCGAGGCCCGGCTGCGGCTGGCCATGGGCCGCCAGCAGATCGTCAACGACGACTCCCCGATGGAGATCCGCAACGGCGACCTCTCGGTCGACGAGGCGACCTACAGCGCGAAGCTGAAGGGACGGGTCCTGGACCTCACCTTCAAGGAGTTCGAGCTGCTGAAGTACCTGGCCCAGCACCCGGGCCGGGTCTTCACCCGTGCACAGCTGCTCCAGGAGGTCTGGGGCTACGACTACTTCGGCGGCACCCGCACCGTCGACGTGCACGTACGGCGTCTGCGCGCCAAGCTCGGCCCCGAGCACGAGTCGCTGATCGGAACCGTCCGCAACGTCGGTTACCGATTCGTTACCCCTGAGAAGGGGGAGCGCGCGAGTGACGACGCGAAGGCCAAGGCGGACCGTTCGGAGCGAGCAAACGCGGAGGATACGGACAACGCGCACCCCCTGGACGCCGAAGAGGTCCCGACGGAGGCGTAG
- a CDS encoding alpha/beta hydrolase — MSSGPAGHVARSTVRPNSETGTRAPLRTFLPTADGISVDSVYEPGAVVYDASGSSALHPVFVVAHGFTGDVDRPHVRRVASALARYGAVVTFSFRGHGRSGGHSTVGDREVLDLAAAVEWARSLGHARVVTVGFSMGGSVVLRHAALYEGTVDAVVSVSAPARWYYRGTAPMRRLHWMVTRPEGRLVGRYGFRTRIHRRDWDPVPLSPVEAVPRIAPVPLLIVHGDRDGYFPLDHPRALAEAAAGHGELWVEHGMGHAEHAAHDGLLARIGDWAVARAG, encoded by the coding sequence ATGAGCAGCGGTCCGGCAGGTCATGTGGCACGTTCCACCGTTCGTCCGAATTCCGAGACGGGCACGCGCGCACCATTGCGGACGTTTCTGCCCACCGCCGACGGGATTTCCGTCGATTCCGTATACGAACCGGGTGCGGTTGTATACGACGCCTCCGGGTCATCCGCCCTTCACCCCGTGTTCGTCGTCGCACACGGGTTCACCGGCGACGTGGACCGGCCGCACGTGCGGCGGGTGGCGTCCGCCCTCGCCCGGTACGGCGCCGTCGTCACCTTCTCCTTCCGGGGGCACGGCCGCTCCGGCGGGCACTCCACGGTCGGCGACCGCGAGGTGCTCGACCTGGCCGCCGCGGTGGAGTGGGCGCGGTCGCTCGGGCACGCGCGCGTGGTGACCGTCGGCTTCTCCATGGGCGGCTCGGTGGTCCTGCGGCACGCGGCGCTCTACGAGGGGACGGTGGACGCCGTGGTCTCCGTGAGCGCCCCCGCCCGCTGGTACTACCGCGGCACGGCTCCGATGCGCCGGCTGCACTGGATGGTCACCCGTCCCGAGGGCCGCCTGGTCGGCCGCTACGGCTTCCGCACCCGTATCCACCGCCGGGACTGGGACCCGGTTCCGCTGTCCCCGGTCGAGGCTGTCCCGAGGATCGCGCCCGTCCCGTTGCTGATCGTGCACGGCGACCGGGACGGCTACTTCCCCCTGGACCATCCCCGGGCGCTCGCCGAGGCCGCCGCGGGACACGGCGAACTCTGGGTGGAGCACGGCATGGGCCACGCCGAGCACGCGGCCCACGACGGCCTGCTCGCCCGCATCGGGGACTGGGCGGTCGCGCGGGCGGGCTAG
- a CDS encoding MoaD/ThiS family protein, which produces MPKVTVRYWAAAKAAAGVAEEPHDAGTLAEALDAARARHPGELVRVLQRCSFLVDGDPVGTREHETVRLADGGTVEVLPPFAGG; this is translated from the coding sequence ATGCCCAAGGTCACGGTGCGCTACTGGGCGGCCGCCAAGGCCGCGGCCGGGGTCGCCGAGGAGCCGCACGACGCGGGCACGCTCGCGGAGGCGCTCGACGCCGCGCGTGCGCGACACCCCGGCGAACTCGTGCGTGTCCTGCAGCGATGCTCGTTCCTCGTCGACGGTGACCCCGTGGGCACCCGCGAACATGAGACGGTACGGCTGGCCGACGGCGGCACGGTCGAGGTGCTCCCGCCGTTCGCAGGAGGGTGA
- a CDS encoding LmeA family phospholipid-binding protein, whose protein sequence is MRALRILLVVVVVLGGLFVLADRLAVNFAEGEVADKLKSREGLAATPDVSIKGFPFLTQVVGGSLDDVEIGIKDYEAATGTSGRTIRIDDLQADMKGVEFSGDYSSATASSATGTASITYAELLKTAKSEPTQVMRGVTANVVGLSDGGNGKVKVAVEATVLGTKLPQPVYVLSTVTVDGDTVRVHADSLPSFGGVRAAESEVRSITDFQQKIDDLPGGIQLDKVQAGRNGVDITVKGSNVKLAG, encoded by the coding sequence ATGCGTGCGCTTCGAATACTGCTGGTCGTCGTCGTGGTCCTGGGCGGCCTGTTCGTGCTCGCGGACCGCCTCGCCGTGAACTTCGCGGAGGGTGAGGTCGCCGACAAGCTGAAGTCCCGCGAGGGTCTGGCCGCCACCCCGGACGTGTCCATCAAGGGCTTCCCGTTCCTCACCCAGGTCGTCGGCGGCTCCCTGGACGACGTCGAGATCGGCATCAAGGACTACGAGGCGGCCACCGGCACCAGCGGCCGGACGATCCGTATCGACGACCTCCAGGCGGACATGAAGGGCGTCGAGTTCTCCGGCGACTACAGCTCCGCCACCGCCTCCAGCGCCACCGGCACCGCGTCCATCACCTACGCCGAGCTGCTGAAGACGGCGAAGTCCGAGCCGACGCAGGTGATGCGGGGCGTCACCGCCAACGTGGTCGGTCTCTCCGACGGCGGCAACGGCAAGGTGAAGGTCGCCGTCGAGGCCACGGTGCTCGGCACCAAGCTGCCGCAGCCCGTGTACGTCCTCAGCACGGTCACCGTCGACGGTGACACCGTCCGGGTGCACGCCGACTCGCTGCCCAGCTTCGGCGGGGTCCGGGCCGCCGAGAGCGAGGTGCGCTCGATCACCGACTTCCAGCAGAAGATCGACGACCTGCCCGGCGGGATCCAGCTCGACAAGGTCCAGGCGGGCAGGAACGGTGTGGACATCACGGTGAAGGGTTCGAACGTCAAGCTGGCCGGGTAA
- a CDS encoding putative leader peptide → MQRQADLTKRRAVDLCRVAAMLCRTF, encoded by the coding sequence ATGCAGCGACAGGCGGATCTCACGAAGCGGCGGGCAGTAGACCTGTGCCGCGTCGCCGCCATGCTCTGTCGCACTTTCTGA
- a CDS encoding sulfurtransferase, with translation MSRSDVLVDADWVEANLDNADIAIVEVDEDTSAYEKNHIRNAIRIDWTKDLQDPVRRDFVDQEGFEKLLSAKGIANDTLVILYGGNNNWFASYAYWYFKLYGHDNVKLLDGGRKKWELDARELVEEVPERPETSYQAKPQNKSIRAFRDDVVAAIGSQNLVDVRSPDEFSGKLLAPAHLPQEQSQRPGHVPSARNIPWSKNANDDGTFKSDEALKELYADEQVDLAKDTIAYCRIGERSALTWFVLHELLGVENVKNYDGSWTEYGSLVGVPIELGANK, from the coding sequence ATGAGCCGCAGTGACGTCCTGGTCGACGCCGACTGGGTCGAGGCCAACCTCGACAACGCCGACATCGCCATCGTCGAGGTCGACGAGGACACGTCCGCGTACGAGAAGAACCACATCCGCAACGCGATCCGGATCGACTGGACGAAGGACCTCCAGGACCCGGTCCGCCGTGACTTCGTCGACCAGGAGGGCTTCGAGAAGCTCCTGTCGGCCAAGGGCATCGCCAACGACACGCTGGTGATCCTCTACGGCGGCAACAACAACTGGTTCGCGTCCTACGCCTACTGGTACTTCAAGCTGTACGGCCACGACAACGTCAAGCTTCTCGACGGTGGCCGCAAGAAGTGGGAGCTGGACGCCCGCGAGCTGGTCGAAGAGGTGCCCGAGCGCCCCGAGACCTCCTACCAGGCCAAGCCGCAGAACAAGTCGATCCGCGCCTTCCGCGACGACGTGGTGGCGGCCATCGGTTCGCAGAACCTGGTCGACGTCCGCTCGCCCGACGAGTTCAGCGGCAAGCTGCTCGCTCCCGCGCACCTGCCGCAGGAGCAGTCGCAGCGCCCGGGCCACGTCCCGTCGGCGCGCAACATCCCGTGGTCGAAGAACGCCAACGACGACGGCACCTTCAAGTCGGACGAGGCGCTCAAGGAGCTCTACGCCGACGAGCAGGTCGACCTGGCCAAGGACACCATCGCGTACTGCCGCATCGGTGAGCGCTCGGCCCTGACCTGGTTCGTGCTGCACGAGCTGCTGGGCGTGGAGAACGTCAAGAACTACGACGGCTCCTGGACCGAGTACGGCTCCCTGGTCGGCGTCCCGATCGAGCTCGGCGCCAACAAGTAA
- a CDS encoding DUF1416 domain-containing protein, translating into MCGAKAGGPDASTIKPGETTIQGQVTRDGEPVTGYVRLLDSTGEFTAEVPTSATGQFRFYAAEGTWTVRALVPGATADRTVVAQQGGLAEVAIAV; encoded by the coding sequence ATGTGTGGAGCGAAGGCCGGCGGCCCCGACGCCTCGACGATCAAGCCCGGTGAGACCACGATCCAGGGTCAGGTGACCCGGGACGGCGAGCCGGTGACGGGCTACGTCCGTCTGCTGGACTCGACCGGCGAGTTCACCGCGGAGGTCCCGACCTCCGCCACCGGACAGTTCCGCTTCTACGCGGCCGAGGGCACCTGGACCGTTCGCGCCCTCGTCCCCGGCGCCACCGCCGACCGCACGGTCGTCGCCCAGCAGGGCGGCCTCGCGGAGGTCGCGATCGCGGTCTGA
- a CDS encoding DUF3099 domain-containing protein, with translation MYARRRHAYFAMMGTCIALFVLAWGVVRIWSVPVAVGMCVVAMVIPPLAAMVANRRGPEDRWWDDPSGDPKSDEWWDELDGKKRRP, from the coding sequence ATGTACGCCCGCCGTCGGCACGCCTACTTCGCGATGATGGGGACCTGCATCGCGCTGTTCGTCCTGGCCTGGGGAGTCGTGCGGATCTGGTCGGTCCCCGTGGCCGTCGGGATGTGTGTGGTGGCCATGGTCATCCCGCCGCTCGCCGCGATGGTCGCCAACCGGCGCGGCCCCGAGGACCGCTGGTGGGACGACCCCTCCGGCGACCCGAAGTCCGACGAGTGGTGGGACGAGCTGGACGGCAAGAAGCGCCGCCCCTAG
- a CDS encoding DsrE family protein produces the protein MAKKLVIKVTAGADAPERCSQAFTVAAVAVASGVEVSLWLTGESAWFALPGRAAEFELPHAAPLPGLLDSILAGGRLTLCTQCAARRDITEKDVIEGVRIAGAQVFVQEALADGTQALVY, from the coding sequence ATGGCGAAGAAGCTCGTGATCAAGGTGACGGCGGGGGCCGATGCCCCCGAGCGGTGCTCTCAGGCGTTCACGGTCGCGGCTGTCGCCGTGGCCAGCGGGGTCGAGGTCTCCCTGTGGCTGACCGGCGAGTCCGCCTGGTTCGCGCTGCCGGGCCGGGCGGCCGAGTTCGAGCTTCCGCACGCGGCCCCGCTGCCCGGCCTGCTCGACTCGATCCTGGCCGGCGGCCGCCTCACCCTGTGCACCCAGTGCGCGGCCCGCCGGGACATCACGGAGAAGGACGTCATCGAGGGCGTGCGGATCGCGGGGGCGCAGGTGTTCGTGCAGGAGGCGCTGGCCGACGGCACGCAGGCCCTCGTCTACTAG
- a CDS encoding FABP family protein has product MIEIPSDLHKDLVPLAFLLGTWAGAGVHDFPGSQKCNFGQEVTFGHDGRDFLEYHSHTWVLDGEGNKVRPLESESGFWRIDADRKVEVTMVRDEGVVEIWYGELADKKPQIDLVTDAVARTAASGAYTGGKRLYGYVKSDLMWVGEKQTPEVELRPYMSAHLKKVVTPEEVERWAKALPDDMPDDGIAFFK; this is encoded by the coding sequence ATGATCGAGATTCCGTCCGACCTCCACAAGGACCTCGTCCCCCTCGCCTTCCTGCTGGGCACCTGGGCGGGCGCGGGCGTGCACGACTTCCCCGGTTCGCAGAAGTGCAACTTCGGGCAGGAGGTCACCTTCGGCCACGACGGCCGCGACTTCCTGGAGTACCACTCCCACACCTGGGTCCTGGACGGTGAGGGCAACAAGGTCCGGCCCCTGGAGTCGGAGTCCGGCTTCTGGCGCATCGACGCCGACCGCAAGGTCGAGGTGACCATGGTCCGCGACGAGGGCGTGGTCGAGATCTGGTACGGCGAGCTCGCCGACAAGAAGCCGCAGATCGACCTCGTCACCGACGCGGTTGCCCGCACGGCCGCCTCCGGTGCCTACACCGGCGGCAAGCGTCTGTACGGCTACGTCAAGAGCGACCTCATGTGGGTCGGCGAGAAGCAGACCCCCGAGGTCGAGCTGCGCCCCTACATGTCGGCGCACCTGAAGAAGGTCGTCACCCCGGAGGAGGTCGAGCGCTGGGCCAAGGCCCTGCCCGACGACATGCCGGACGACGGGATCGCCTTCTTCAAGTAG
- a CDS encoding Fur family transcriptional regulator — translation MVSTESTDWKSDLRQRGYRLTPQRQLVLEAVDTLEHATPDDILVEVRKTASGVNISTVYRTLELLEELELVSHAHLGHGAPTYHLADRHHHIHLVCRDCGNVIEADVKVAAEFRDKLRETFGFDTDMKHFAIFGRCEDCTLKGSPAKS, via the coding sequence GTGGTGAGCACTGAGAGCACCGACTGGAAGAGCGACCTGCGGCAGCGCGGCTACCGGCTGACGCCGCAGCGCCAGCTTGTCCTCGAAGCCGTGGACACACTGGAGCACGCGACCCCCGACGACATCCTCGTGGAAGTGAGGAAAACGGCGTCGGGGGTCAACATCTCCACCGTGTACCGGACCCTGGAGCTCCTGGAGGAGCTCGAGCTGGTCAGCCACGCGCACCTGGGGCACGGGGCGCCGACGTACCACCTGGCGGACCGGCACCACCACATCCACCTCGTCTGCCGGGACTGCGGCAACGTCATCGAGGCGGACGTGAAGGTGGCCGCGGAGTTCAGGGACAAGCTGCGCGAGACCTTCGGCTTCGACACCGACATGAAGCACTTCGCGATCTTCGGCCGCTGTGAGGACTGCACGCTCAAGGGTTCACCTGCCAAGTCGTAG
- the ygfZ gene encoding CAF17-like 4Fe-4S cluster assembly/insertion protein YgfZ, with amino-acid sequence MKSPLLSLPGAVPAEGVDEGVAGHYGDLFREQRALADGTGFVDLSHRGVIAVSGEDRLSWLHLLLTQHVTDLPVGEAAEALILSANGHVEHALYLVDDGLTVWAHVEPGTQEALMAYLESMKFFYRVEVADRTADLAVVHLPAGSIAPVPPGVVVRETAYGRDLFLPRADLEAYAEKAGPPAGILAHEALRVEHHRPRLGFETDHRTIPHELGWIGTAVHLQKGCYRGQETVARVQNLGKPPRRLVFLHLDGSEVHLPAAGTELRVADDAPDGRKIGFITTSARHHELGPVALALVKRNVPVDAPLLAGTTAAAQEVVVEP; translated from the coding sequence ATGAAGAGTCCCTTGCTGTCCCTGCCCGGCGCCGTCCCCGCCGAGGGCGTGGACGAAGGCGTCGCCGGTCACTACGGCGACCTGTTCCGCGAGCAGCGCGCCCTCGCCGACGGCACCGGATTCGTCGACCTCTCGCACCGCGGAGTCATCGCCGTCTCCGGCGAGGACCGGCTGAGCTGGCTGCACCTTCTCCTCACCCAGCACGTCACCGACCTCCCCGTCGGCGAGGCCGCCGAGGCGCTGATCCTCTCCGCGAACGGCCACGTCGAGCACGCGCTCTACCTGGTCGACGACGGTCTGACGGTCTGGGCGCACGTCGAGCCCGGCACCCAGGAGGCTCTGATGGCCTACCTGGAGTCGATGAAGTTCTTCTACCGGGTCGAGGTCGCCGACCGCACCGCGGACCTCGCCGTCGTGCACCTCCCGGCCGGTTCCATCGCACCCGTGCCGCCGGGTGTGGTCGTCCGGGAGACGGCGTACGGACGCGATCTCTTCCTGCCCCGCGCCGACCTGGAGGCGTACGCGGAGAAGGCGGGCCCGCCGGCGGGGATCCTCGCCCACGAGGCCCTCCGCGTCGAGCACCACCGGCCGCGGCTCGGCTTCGAGACCGATCACCGGACCATTCCGCACGAGCTCGGCTGGATCGGCACCGCCGTGCACCTCCAGAAGGGCTGCTACCGCGGTCAGGAGACGGTGGCCCGCGTGCAGAACCTCGGCAAGCCGCCCCGCCGCCTCGTCTTCCTCCACCTCGACGGCAGCGAGGTCCACCTCCCGGCCGCGGGCACCGAGCTGCGCGTCGCCGACGACGCCCCCGACGGGCGGAAGATCGGATTCATCACCACCTCCGCCCGCCACCACGAACTCGGACCGGTGGCGCTGGCCCTGGTGAAGCGGAACGTCCCGGTGGACGCGCCGCTGCTGGCGGGGACGACGGCGGCCGCCCAGGAAGTGGTCGTGGAACCGTAG
- the dtd gene encoding D-aminoacyl-tRNA deacylase, with the protein MRAVVQRVDGASVVVDGETVGEISGEGLCVLVGVTHEDTKEKAAQLARKLWSVRMLHDERSCSDVDAPLLVISQFTLYGDARKGRRPTWNAAAPGDVAEPLVEEVVARLRALGATVATGRFGAQMRVSLTNDGPFTVLIEI; encoded by the coding sequence ATGCGAGCGGTGGTGCAGAGGGTGGACGGCGCGAGCGTCGTCGTGGACGGCGAGACGGTCGGGGAGATCAGCGGCGAAGGACTGTGCGTCCTGGTCGGCGTCACCCACGAGGACACGAAGGAGAAGGCGGCCCAACTGGCCCGCAAGCTCTGGTCGGTGCGCATGCTGCACGACGAGAGGTCGTGCAGCGACGTCGACGCCCCGCTACTGGTGATCAGTCAGTTCACGCTGTACGGGGACGCCCGCAAGGGCCGCCGCCCCACCTGGAACGCGGCCGCCCCCGGCGATGTCGCCGAGCCGCTCGTCGAGGAGGTCGTCGCCCGGCTGCGTGCCCTGGGCGCGACGGTGGCCACGGGCCGGTTCGGCGCGCAGATGCGCGTGTCGCTGACGAACGACGGCCCGTTCACCGTCCTGATCGAGATCTGA
- a CDS encoding RsiG family protein: protein MSTPSTGRPATHRPPPQRSDSPVLPTEPPEHDLTGLSLPELRTLRRDAQRDEADLSYVRRLLQGRIDILRAELARRSPTGAASVVERLSEILTDAPARYRSSARHVTLGTPHGEESRILAADMLADVELSDLGARTDPELHEAMARLVGYEQQVSSRRQHLQRTADESGAEITRRYREGEAQVEDLLV, encoded by the coding sequence ATGAGCACACCGAGTACCGGGCGGCCCGCGACACATCGGCCGCCACCACAGCGCAGCGACAGCCCCGTGCTGCCCACGGAACCACCCGAGCACGACCTGACCGGGCTGAGCCTGCCCGAACTGCGCACCCTGCGCCGGGACGCCCAGCGCGACGAGGCCGACCTCAGCTACGTACGACGGCTGCTCCAGGGCCGTATCGACATCCTGCGCGCGGAGCTGGCCCGACGCTCCCCGACGGGTGCGGCCTCCGTGGTGGAGCGGCTGTCGGAGATCCTCACCGACGCGCCGGCCCGGTACCGCTCCTCGGCCCGCCACGTCACCCTGGGCACCCCGCACGGCGAGGAGTCCCGGATCCTGGCCGCCGACATGCTCGCCGACGTCGAACTCTCCGACCTCGGCGCCCGCACCGATCCCGAGCTCCACGAGGCGATGGCCCGCCTGGTCGGCTACGAACAGCAGGTCTCGAGCCGCCGCCAGCACCTCCAGCGGACGGCCGACGAGTCGGGTGCGGAGATCACCAGGCGGTACCGCGAGGGCGAGGCGCAGGTGGAGGACCTCCTGGTGTGA
- a CDS encoding GNAT family N-acetyltransferase, translated as MTRLATQHPVDVRAITDAELPDWTRALNTGFLRPPTVPDRMLADRRKAFAGSRLSGAFDAGRCVATFRSFDQELTAVGGAAVPADAISNVTVAPTHRRRGLLTRLMADDLTAAKERGDVVATLIAAEYRIYGRYGFGPATTMTEWSIDVPRAGLDPRRPVPQDGGRIDFADGEEIRRLGPGLHERLRRAQPGAISRDEYWWAARTGLLWLYGDEWTEPFFVVYRSADGVVEGMASYRADEEWSDAKQPLNTAKVNWLSAVTPAAERALWHYLCSIDWIARVKTDWRSPDDLLPLYLPDPRAASITTQADWLWVRILDVVRALEARTYDVSGALVLEVVDGAGLAGGRFLLDATPDGASCTPTTRSADLTLDVADLATLWLGDRSAGRLAALGRLREEREGAARGADALLRTSGRPWCPDMF; from the coding sequence ATGACCCGTCTCGCCACCCAGCACCCCGTCGACGTCCGCGCGATCACCGATGCCGAGCTGCCCGACTGGACACGTGCCCTGAACACGGGCTTTCTGCGTCCGCCCACGGTCCCCGACCGGATGCTCGCCGACCGCCGCAAGGCGTTCGCGGGCTCCCGCCTCTCCGGCGCCTTCGACGCGGGCCGGTGCGTGGCGACCTTCCGTTCGTTCGACCAGGAGCTCACGGCGGTCGGTGGCGCCGCCGTCCCCGCCGACGCCATCTCCAACGTTACCGTCGCGCCCACGCACCGCCGCCGCGGACTCCTCACCCGCCTGATGGCCGACGACCTGACGGCGGCGAAGGAACGCGGGGACGTCGTGGCCACCCTCATAGCGGCCGAGTACCGGATCTACGGCCGGTACGGCTTCGGGCCGGCCACCACGATGACCGAGTGGTCGATCGATGTGCCGCGCGCCGGCCTCGACCCGCGCCGGCCGGTCCCACAGGACGGCGGCCGTATCGACTTCGCCGACGGCGAGGAGATCCGCCGGCTCGGTCCCGGGCTGCACGAGCGGCTGCGTCGTGCCCAGCCCGGTGCGATCAGCCGGGACGAGTACTGGTGGGCGGCGCGCACCGGGCTGCTGTGGCTGTACGGCGATGAGTGGACCGAACCCTTCTTCGTGGTCTACCGCTCGGCGGACGGCGTGGTCGAGGGCATGGCCTCCTACCGGGCGGACGAAGAGTGGAGCGACGCCAAGCAGCCGCTGAACACGGCGAAGGTGAACTGGCTGAGCGCGGTGACCCCGGCCGCGGAGCGTGCCCTGTGGCACTACCTGTGTTCCATCGACTGGATCGCCCGGGTGAAGACGGACTGGCGTTCGCCGGACGACCTGCTGCCCCTGTATCTGCCGGATCCGCGTGCGGCGAGCATCACCACGCAGGCGGACTGGCTGTGGGTGCGGATCCTGGACGTCGTACGGGCCCTGGAGGCACGGACGTACGACGTGTCGGGCGCGTTGGTCCTGGAGGTCGTCGACGGGGCGGGCCTGGCCGGAGGCCGCTTCCTGCTGGACGCGACCCCCGACGGCGCCTCCTGTACGCCGACCACCCGCAGCGCCGACCTCACCCTGGACGTGGCCGACCTGGCGACGCTGTGGCTGGGTGACCGGTCCGCGGGGCGGCTGGCGGCGCTGGGCCGGCTCCGGGAAGAACGAGAGGGCGCCGCCCGGGGGGCCGACGCCCTGCTGCGCACGTCCGGGCGGCCTTGGTGCCCGGACATGTTCTGA
- a CDS encoding winged helix-turn-helix domain-containing protein — translation MEPEHASVNGRRRAERPQRSHREVADELRTRIRTGVLRPGQRMPTQAKLADEFGVERGAVRQALRILQSEQLLTNVSKGSPATVAAQPGAAGFATGPAVAPQPSMVALPPRITEAFAAEHVEVDALCLTAVSLTAAIGEPLQKIHAGQLKPAKIDVRVLLPSRNIDLAFPTPVDVSETGRLQRRWLAHRNAQGQVLRHNLLTLRSTHGIDVRVTFRALPFTPPVKLYLLNGTEALFAYYTVKKGEQTIDQEQLEMYDAEGTRSVLFAFEQGAGPRDTTFVEQSRLWFDALWGTISSELVLTS, via the coding sequence GTGGAGCCGGAACATGCCTCCGTCAATGGGCGGAGGAGGGCGGAGCGGCCGCAGCGGTCACACCGCGAGGTGGCCGACGAGCTGCGCACCCGGATCAGGACCGGAGTGCTGCGGCCGGGTCAGCGCATGCCCACGCAGGCCAAGCTGGCCGACGAGTTCGGCGTCGAACGGGGTGCCGTACGGCAGGCGCTGCGCATTCTTCAGTCGGAGCAGCTGCTCACCAACGTCTCCAAGGGAAGCCCGGCGACGGTCGCCGCCCAGCCCGGCGCGGCCGGCTTCGCGACAGGCCCCGCTGTGGCGCCACAGCCCTCGATGGTGGCACTTCCGCCCCGGATCACCGAGGCCTTCGCGGCCGAACACGTCGAGGTCGACGCCCTGTGCCTGACCGCGGTCTCGCTGACGGCCGCGATCGGCGAACCCCTCCAGAAGATCCACGCGGGGCAGCTGAAACCGGCCAAGATCGACGTCCGTGTCCTGTTGCCGTCCCGGAACATCGACCTCGCGTTCCCGACGCCGGTGGACGTGTCGGAGACCGGGCGGTTGCAGAGGCGTTGGCTGGCCCACCGCAACGCCCAGGGCCAGGTGCTGCGGCACAACCTGCTCACCCTGCGCTCCACGCACGGCATCGATGTGCGCGTCACCTTCCGCGCGCTGCCCTTCACCCCGCCCGTCAAGCTGTATCTCCTCAACGGGACGGAAGCGCTGTTCGCCTACTACACGGTCAAGAAGGGTGAGCAGACGATCGACCAGGAGCAACTGGAGATGTACGACGCCGAGGGCACGCGGTCGGTGCTGTTCGCCTTCGAACAGGGCGCCGGACCGCGTGACACGACGTTCGTGGAACAGTCCCGCCTGTGGTTCGACGCACTGTGGGGGACGATCAGTTCGGAGCTGGTGCTCACGAGCTGA